From Hermetia illucens chromosome 6, iHerIll2.2.curated.20191125, whole genome shotgun sequence, one genomic window encodes:
- the LOC119659378 gene encoding alpha-taxilin: protein MESSSMKTTKEPRDDILRDSKLLEQVEKSFGITGSLEEKYQFLIKKVMELDKDNKKSNSALKLHEKRYEALLREKDILQKEHNKNVLMRTKLEQVCREQQKLLKSVQNESMKHKETQAKFQHSINEISLTLNKNNEENIKLKEDNIEMTKKLKYLAEQYQIREKQLEKINEQVQLENQLHEAKLAKVQMEATMEKEILLREKQGALDDLLKSKKSLQEMQKREELLKEQLSLYTSKYDDFQNSLQKSNDIFTTYKAELEKMVKKTKKLEKESTEWKRKCEKSTASLLDLATEKQVKDEYIAKTNRQMQQLQKLLRTLQAERTTLHKTLKDNNIDIPPMPVLPPEPEPVPQLPPTKQQPDKIETMAKSCAELKQSLALLQDQMSALTTKQAPASEQEVSETSSRSKNKKSKARNKACPVKDRNLGNTELKGKKVRNDEDRISKSETENGTRDQSADSEVKSVDSVPINPDTTESPDASEELKDADNELQESDDKSIPPLQDGSSISITENCTTVPTSPLTANTEEPLPEELKSEDNAVQVNEVNSPKDVQNSSLVDENKNI from the exons atGGAGAGTTCTTCAATGAAAACAACCAAGGAGCCCCGTGATGATATCCTTCGGGATTCCAAGCTTTTGGAGCAG GTAGAAAAGTCATTCGGCATTACCGGGTCACTCGAAGAAAAGTATCAGTTCTTAATTAAAAAAGTCATGGAATTGGACAAGGAcaacaaaaaatcaaattcaGCACTGAAATTGCACGAGAAGCGATATGAAGCTCTTCTGCGTGAAAAGGACATTCTTCAGAAGGAGCACAATAAAAATGTTCTCATGAG AACAAAGTTGGAGCAGGTTTGCCGGGAGCAACAGAAACTACTGAAGTCTGTTCAAAATGAAAGCATGAAACACAAGGAAACGCAAGCGAAATTTCAACACTCGATCAATGAAATCAGTTTGACTCTGAATAAGAACAATGAAGAGAACATAAAGCTGAAGGAAGACAACATCGAAATGACAAAAAA ATTGAAATATCTGGCGGAGCAGTATCAGATTCGTGAGAAACAACTTGAAAAAATCAACGAACAAGTACAGTTAGAGAATCAATTGCATGAAGCTAAACTTGCCAAGGTTCAAATGGAAGCCACCATGGAAAAAGAGATTTTGTTAAG AGAGAAGCAAGGAGCACTGGACGATTTATTAAAGAGCAAAAAGTCCCTCCAAGAAATGCAAAAACGTGAAgagctgctgaaggaacaaCTTAGTCTTTATACCAGCAAATACGATGACTTCCAAAATTCTTTACAGAAGAGCAATGACATTTTCACTACATATAAAGCAGAACTCGAGAAGATggtgaagaaaacgaagaaattAGAGAAGGAATCAACAGAGTGGAAACGGAAGTGTGAAAAGAGCACGGCTAGCCTGCTGGATTTGGCAACAGAGAAACAAGTGAAGGACGAATATATTGCGAAAACTAATAGGCAAATGCAACAACTACAGAAGTTGCTTCGAACACTACAA GCTGAACGTACAACATTACACAAAACTCTCAAGGACAACAATATCGATATACCACCAATGCCAGTTCTACCGCCTGAACCAGAACCTGTTCCACAGTTGCCACCGACTAAGCAACAGCCAGATAAAATAGAAACAATGGCTAAAAGTTGCGCTGAACTGAAACAGTCCCTGGCACTGCTACAAGATCAAATGAGTGCCTTAACCACCAAGCAAGCACCAGCATCCGAACAGGAAGTAAGCGAAACCTCTTCGCGAAGTAAAAACAAGAAAAGCAAAGCGCGAAACAAAGCTTGTCCAGTCAAAGACAGAAACCTTGGAAACACCGAACTAAAAGGTAAAAAGGTTAGGAATGATGAAGATCGCATTTCAAAATCAGAAACGGAAAACGGCACAAGAGATCAAAGTGCTGATTCCGAAGTGAAAAGCGTTGATAGCGTTCCAATAAATCCAGATACCACTGAATCTCCAGATGCCAGTGAAGAACTAAAGGATGCTGACAACGAATTGCAGGAGTCTGACGATAAGTCAATACCTCCGCTTCAGGATGGATCATCTATTTCAATTACGGAAAACTGTACAACTGTCCCGACGTCGCCACTCACAGCTAATACGGAAGAACCTCTTCCGGAGGAGTTGAAGAGTGAAGACAATGCAGTTCAAGTGAATGAAGTCAATTCCCCTAAAGACGTGCAAAACAGTTCATTGGTCGATGAAAATAAGAATATCTAA
- the LOC119659995 gene encoding ras association domain-containing protein 8: MELKVWVEGIQRIVCGVTVNTTCQDVVFALAHATGKVGRFTLIERWRNNERLLAPSEHPLRILMKWGEYSNDVQFILKRSEQVAKAGEKANAQKTSRDKEGNVLDLDNQNAIVTDFLPLGRNKEGRRSFGSSNETKHIDNVGIVKGIPQKSTTKVSITKPTSGRMPSDDTTAGDALKYHNNEFNIADLRNSLDRKTNKANNFGARDVRSAGNDQPLEDYNYNKISLVSNNECYKNSPPISANGALVPPPYRDPPPPRTSPLNKTEPSSSRKLDYKDSINMTSYFNMSEMTDMSENFLQNAQYKDLLQIVKFQREKITSQKADMTKYDVEIGYFEGKERDQTDVTSREISKAELLFRQGYEQLQSLQYVEEENELVKQQEKTLKSEITLLRSKLANCETELLQCRNKIRLLLDEIQIEQRSLNNRQKDNRQQVEKNILTEVERIQSEIDKVTQSAETSSKTTENLKKEISVIESAIAEKKREVEQLVNEMKEVNLQSLTVTPSDEIRNFLEGSNKPGSTRRIIGSPRQLENAVPTSKNPHGVWV, from the exons ATGGAATTGAAAGTTTGGGTGGAGGGAATCCAACGAATTGTTTGTGGGGTGACAGTGAACACCACTTGCCAG GACGTTGTGTTTGCTTTGGCTCATGCAACTGGAAAAGTGGGTCGCTTCACGCTAATTGAACGATGGCGAAACAATGAACGACTGCTGGCTCCTAGCGAACATCCACTCAGGATCCTCATGAAATGGGGCGAGTACTCGAATGACGTGCAGTTTATCCTGAAGAGATCGGAGCAAGTGGCCAAGGCAGGAGAGAAGGCAAATGCACAGAAGACGTCAAGAGATAAGGAAGGGAATGTCCTGGACTTGGATAATCAAAATGCTATCGTTACCGACTTCTTGCCATTGGGACGGAACAAGGAAGGTCGTAGAAGTTTCGG atCATCAAACGAAACCAAACATATCGATAACGTAGGAATTGTTAAAGGAATACCACAAAAATCTACAACTAAAGTCAGTATAACAAAACCGACATCAGGGCGAATGCCGTCAGATGATACTACAGCCGGCGATGCTCTGAAATACCACAACAACGAATTTAACATTGCCGATTTGCGGAATTCTCTAGATCGAAAAACGAATAAGGCTAATAATTTTGGTGCACGTGACGTGAGGAGTGCGGGTAACGATCAGCCCTTAGAAGACTACAATTACAATAAAATCAGCTTAGTCAGTAACAATGAATGTTATAAAAATTCTCCACCAATATCGGCAAACGGTGCACTCGTACCACCACCATATCGGGATCCGCCACCGCCACGTACTAGTCCCTTAAACAAAACCGAACCTAGTAGTAGTAGGAAGCTCGATTACAAAGACTCTATAAATATGACATCGTACTTCAACATGAGTGAAATGACTGATATGAGtgagaattttcttcaaaatgcaCAATACAAAGATTTGCTacaaattgtgaagtttcagcGAGAGAAAATAACATCGCAAAAAGCTGATATGACTAAG TATGATGTGGAAATTGGCTATTTTGAAGGCAAGGAAAGGGACCAAACTGATGTTACATCTAGAGAGATTAGTAAAGCAGAGTTACTGTTTCGTCAAGGGTATGAGCAG TTacaatcgctccaatatgttgaAGAGGAAAATGAGTTAGTTAAACAACAAGAAAAAACACTGAAATCGGAAATCACTCTACTCCGTTCAAAGCTGGCAAATTGTGAGACTGAATTACTACAATGTAGAAATAAAATAAGATTATTATTAGATGAGATACAAATTGAACAAAGATCACTGAATAATAGACAAAAAGACAACAG GCAACAGGTTGAAAAAAACATTCTAACTGAAGTTGAGCGAATTCAGTCTGAGATTGACAAGGTAACGCAAAGTGCTGAGACCTCTAGTAAAACTACTGAAAATCTGAAGAAGGAAATATCTGTAATAGAAAGTGCGATTGCTGAAAAGAAGAGAGAG GTGGAGCAATtggtaaatgaaatgaaagaagtGAATCTTCAAAGCCTAACTGTGACCCCGTCGGATGAAATCCGTAATTTTTTGGAAG GCTCTAATAAACCTGGTAGCACGAGACGAATAATAGGATCACCTAGGCAGCTGGAAAATGCAGTCCCCACGAGTAAGAATCCTCACGGCGTCTGGGTATGA